From one Lotus japonicus ecotype B-129 chromosome 3, LjGifu_v1.2 genomic stretch:
- the LOC130743076 gene encoding uncharacterized protein LOC130743076 isoform X2 has translation MSWHHACNVIMWLHYSSYISFPKLCKQASGSAVDDKEELKGGEVGTCFILFSYIYSCKTMGYMQILVQGTKEKEKTQLVCVYSRESAVQCLENKGEAMEGGSSNSTNLGPKTSELEALQKESEEKHFKIQELKRQIELTKQNLEKKKKEVTEEQRASFKALSEKYNSLREEYNAMQAAKSRESK, from the exons ATGAGTTGGCATCATGCCTGCAATGTCATCATGTGGCTCCATTACTCCTCCTATATATCATTTCCAAAGCTTTGCAAGCAAGCTAGTGGGTCTGCAGTTGATGACAAAGAGGAGTTAAAGGGGGGGGAGGTAGGTACATGCTTCATACTTTTTAGTTATATATATAGCTGCAAAACCATGGGTTACATGCAGATTTTGGTGCAGGGGaccaaagagaaagaaaagaccCAGTTAGTGTGTGTTTACTCAAGAGAAAGTGCAGTGCAGTGCTTGGAGAACAAAG GGGAAGCTATGGAAGGTGGTAGCTCAAATAGTACAAATTTAG GACCAAAAACATCAGAGTTGGAAGCATTGCAGAAAGAGAGTGAAGAGAAACACTTCAAAATTCAAGAGCTCAAGAGACAGATTGAATTGACAAAACAGAacttggaaaagaaaaagaaggaggTCACAGAGGAGCAAAGGGCAAGTTTCAAGGCCTTAAGCGAGAAATATAACAGTCTGAGAGAGGAATACAATGCAATGCAAGCTGCAAAATCAAGGGAATCTAAGTAA
- the LOC130743076 gene encoding uncharacterized protein LOC130743076 isoform X1, with the protein MSWHHACNVIMWLHYSSYISFPKLCKQASGSAVDDKEELKGGEVGTCFILFSYIYSCKTMGYMQILVQGTKEKEKTQLVCVYSRESAVQCLENKAGEAMEGGSSNSTNLGPKTSELEALQKESEEKHFKIQELKRQIELTKQNLEKKKKEVTEEQRASFKALSEKYNSLREEYNAMQAAKSRESK; encoded by the exons ATGAGTTGGCATCATGCCTGCAATGTCATCATGTGGCTCCATTACTCCTCCTATATATCATTTCCAAAGCTTTGCAAGCAAGCTAGTGGGTCTGCAGTTGATGACAAAGAGGAGTTAAAGGGGGGGGAGGTAGGTACATGCTTCATACTTTTTAGTTATATATATAGCTGCAAAACCATGGGTTACATGCAGATTTTGGTGCAGGGGaccaaagagaaagaaaagaccCAGTTAGTGTGTGTTTACTCAAGAGAAAGTGCAGTGCAGTGCTTGGAGAACAAAG CAGGGGAAGCTATGGAAGGTGGTAGCTCAAATAGTACAAATTTAG GACCAAAAACATCAGAGTTGGAAGCATTGCAGAAAGAGAGTGAAGAGAAACACTTCAAAATTCAAGAGCTCAAGAGACAGATTGAATTGACAAAACAGAacttggaaaagaaaaagaaggaggTCACAGAGGAGCAAAGGGCAAGTTTCAAGGCCTTAAGCGAGAAATATAACAGTCTGAGAGAGGAATACAATGCAATGCAAGCTGCAAAATCAAGGGAATCTAAGTAA